One Streptomyces drozdowiczii DNA segment encodes these proteins:
- a CDS encoding tetratricopeptide repeat protein yields the protein MHSKALAPEYQGALTKMSVNASLTDVLAEGVRHLEEAERSGSAREVARAGLAVAEAHRRLGQVRDADSAWKASYRAARSADDAGAMAWALWSGGTLARQRGRLRLAFRLLGLAADLGKRGGDVVARGYSLAGLAETGRIQGDYRTVAALHEQLLAEARARGEARHTVWALEGIAQIHRNTGSFDTALAMFEEAAQLAGDADDRRGRAWALRGIADIVSVRDNDADRALELLAEAEVTCREMKLSSALAYNHKMRANVLYRAGRHEEARQGYAGALEEFRAMAEPRGEALARLGLVKSLARLGRNAGETAADLDALRATLDRIGLLNARDMVDRAYTELGVERSGDTAADAGGGR from the coding sequence ATGCACAGCAAGGCACTGGCGCCCGAATACCAGGGCGCCCTCACCAAGATGTCCGTGAACGCGTCGCTCACCGACGTACTCGCCGAGGGCGTACGCCACTTGGAAGAGGCGGAACGCTCCGGCTCCGCACGGGAAGTGGCCCGCGCGGGTCTCGCCGTGGCCGAGGCGCACCGCAGGCTCGGCCAGGTACGGGACGCCGACTCCGCCTGGAAGGCGAGTTACCGCGCCGCGCGCTCGGCGGACGACGCCGGGGCGATGGCCTGGGCGCTGTGGAGCGGCGGCACGCTGGCCCGCCAGCGCGGTCGGCTCCGGCTCGCGTTCCGGCTCCTGGGCCTGGCGGCGGACCTGGGCAAGAGGGGCGGGGACGTCGTCGCCCGGGGCTACTCGCTCGCCGGTCTCGCGGAGACCGGGCGCATCCAGGGCGACTACCGGACCGTCGCCGCGCTGCACGAGCAACTGCTCGCCGAGGCACGGGCACGCGGCGAGGCGCGCCACACCGTGTGGGCCCTGGAGGGCATCGCGCAGATCCACCGCAACACCGGTTCCTTCGACACCGCCCTGGCGATGTTCGAGGAGGCGGCCCAGCTGGCCGGTGACGCCGACGACCGCAGGGGCCGGGCCTGGGCGCTGCGCGGCATCGCCGACATCGTCTCCGTACGGGACAACGACGCCGACCGTGCGCTGGAGCTGCTGGCGGAGGCCGAGGTCACCTGCCGGGAGATGAAGTTGTCGAGTGCCCTGGCGTACAACCACAAGATGCGCGCCAACGTGCTCTACCGCGCCGGACGCCACGAGGAGGCCCGGCAGGGCTACGCGGGGGCCCTGGAGGAGTTCCGGGCGATGGCGGAGCCCCGGGGCGAGGCGCTGGCGCGGCTCGGGCTGGTGAAGTCGCTCGCCCGGCTCGGGCGGAACGCCGGGGAGACGGCCGCCGACCTGGACGCGCTGCGGGCCACGCTCGACCGGATCGGGCTGCTCAACGCCCGGGACATGGTCGACCGGGCCTACACCGAGCTGGGCGTGGAGCGGTCCGGGGACACGGCGGCGGACGCGGGCGGTGGGCGATGA
- a CDS encoding polyprenyl synthetase family protein, translating into MTSPTASPVTAPRILARCRALVRPALSRAVRQLHPWHAEITAFSLGWDGVDGDDVPGAHGKGVRQALAVLGAEAVGAEARDAVPGAVAVELIHTFSLLHDDIMDGDETRRRRATAWKAYGTGPAVLAGDALFAQAVRTLTDAPGRQCAPALRLLAGTLTDLVHGQADDLLFESRPWTGPDAVRAQEYRLMAERKTGALLGCAAGLGALLGGAGRTEADALAAAGRHLGVAFQAADDVLGIWGDPAVTGKPVHGDLGRGKKTFPVLAALAAGGPAATELAALLRGGPLDEESVRRAAALVEEAGGRAAATAEAHGHLERARACLESVSSAPDAVEEMLTLFPYIVDRAL; encoded by the coding sequence ATGACGTCTCCGACGGCCTCCCCGGTGACCGCACCGCGCATCCTGGCCCGCTGCCGCGCCCTGGTCCGCCCTGCCCTGTCCCGGGCCGTGCGCCAACTGCACCCGTGGCACGCCGAGATCACCGCGTTCTCGCTCGGATGGGACGGGGTGGACGGCGACGACGTGCCGGGCGCCCACGGCAAGGGCGTACGCCAGGCACTGGCCGTGCTCGGCGCGGAGGCCGTCGGGGCGGAGGCCCGGGACGCGGTCCCCGGAGCGGTCGCCGTCGAGCTGATCCACACCTTCTCCCTGCTCCACGACGACATCATGGACGGCGACGAGACGCGCAGGCGGCGGGCCACCGCGTGGAAGGCGTACGGAACCGGTCCGGCGGTCCTTGCGGGGGACGCCTTGTTCGCCCAGGCGGTGCGGACCCTCACCGACGCGCCGGGCAGGCAGTGCGCGCCGGCGCTGCGGCTGCTCGCCGGGACCCTCACCGACCTGGTGCACGGCCAGGCCGACGACCTGCTCTTCGAGTCGCGGCCCTGGACCGGTCCCGACGCCGTGCGGGCGCAGGAGTACCGGCTGATGGCCGAGCGCAAGACCGGTGCGCTGCTGGGCTGCGCCGCCGGTCTGGGCGCCCTGCTCGGGGGCGCCGGGCGCACGGAGGCCGACGCGCTGGCCGCTGCGGGACGCCACCTGGGCGTGGCGTTCCAGGCGGCGGACGATGTGCTGGGCATCTGGGGCGATCCCGCGGTCACGGGCAAGCCGGTGCACGGGGACCTCGGGCGCGGCAAGAAGACCTTCCCGGTGCTCGCCGCGCTCGCCGCCGGCGGCCCGGCCGCGACGGAGCTGGCGGCGCTGCTGCGCGGCGGCCCGCTGGACGAGGAGTCGGTGCGGCGGGCCGCCGCGCTGGTGGAGGAGGCCGGCGGGCGGGCGGCCGCCACGGCGGAGGCGCACGGTCATCTGGAGCGGGCGCGGGCCTGCCTGGAGAGCGTTT
- a CDS encoding phosphoribosyltransferase, protein MLFADRTDAGRRLAEALRPLAQSDPVVLGLPRGGVPVAFRVAQELGAPLDVIVVRKLGVPRHPELGFGAIGEGGVRIISDDIVRRAGVSDSDIAAVQEAEKAELRRRAREFRGERPRVPLAGRTVVLVDDGIATGATALAACAVARAQGAAHVVLAVPVAPPSAAARLRKEADELVCLSSPAAFSAVGEWYRDFGQTPDEEVVALLARAARQTGPRLTSDVLVEAGGVDLPGTLTPSGDSGALVVFAHGSGSSRHSPRNRSVAAALNRAGLGTLLFDLLTADEEAEGGHVFDISALAGRLVDATAWVRGHAPGPLGVFGASTGAAAALQAAAVVGAGRDTGIGAVVSRGGRPDLAGARLTEVRSPTLLLVGGRDAQVLDLNRRAQAELRCESRLDVVPGATHLFEEPGTLDEVAERARDWFTGHLTGRAA, encoded by the coding sequence GTGCTGTTCGCCGACCGGACCGACGCGGGCCGGCGGCTCGCCGAAGCCCTCCGGCCCCTCGCGCAGAGCGATCCCGTCGTGCTGGGCCTCCCCCGCGGCGGTGTGCCGGTGGCCTTCCGTGTCGCGCAGGAGCTCGGCGCCCCGCTCGACGTCATCGTGGTCCGCAAACTGGGCGTCCCGCGCCACCCGGAACTGGGCTTCGGGGCCATCGGGGAGGGCGGGGTCCGGATCATCAGCGACGACATCGTGCGCCGGGCCGGTGTGTCGGACTCCGACATCGCGGCCGTCCAGGAGGCGGAGAAGGCCGAACTGCGCCGCCGCGCCCGGGAGTTCCGGGGCGAGCGGCCGCGCGTCCCGCTCGCCGGGCGCACCGTGGTCCTCGTGGACGACGGGATCGCCACCGGCGCGACCGCCCTCGCCGCCTGCGCGGTGGCCCGGGCGCAGGGCGCCGCGCATGTGGTGCTGGCCGTGCCGGTCGCGCCGCCGTCCGCCGCGGCCCGGCTGCGGAAGGAGGCGGACGAGCTGGTCTGCCTGTCGTCACCGGCCGCGTTCTCGGCGGTGGGCGAGTGGTACCGGGACTTCGGGCAGACGCCGGACGAGGAGGTCGTCGCGCTGCTGGCCCGGGCCGCGCGGCAGACCGGGCCCCGGTTGACCAGCGACGTCCTGGTGGAGGCCGGTGGGGTCGATCTGCCCGGCACCCTGACCCCGTCCGGTGACTCCGGGGCGCTCGTGGTGTTCGCCCACGGCTCCGGCAGCAGCCGGCACAGCCCGCGCAACCGGTCGGTCGCGGCGGCGCTGAACCGGGCCGGCCTCGGCACGCTGCTGTTCGACCTGCTCACCGCGGACGAGGAGGCGGAGGGCGGCCATGTCTTCGACATCTCGGCCCTCGCCGGCCGCCTGGTGGACGCCACCGCCTGGGTGCGGGGCCATGCGCCCGGGCCCCTCGGCGTGTTCGGTGCCAGCACGGGCGCGGCCGCCGCGCTCCAGGCGGCGGCCGTCGTGGGCGCGGGCCGGGACACGGGCATCGGGGCGGTCGTCTCGCGCGGCGGCCGGCCGGATCTGGCGGGGGCCCGCCTGACCGAGGTCCGCTCCCCCACCCTGCTGCTGGTGGGCGGCCGGGACGCCCAGGTGCTGGACCTGAACCGCCGGGCCCAGGCGGAGCTGCGCTGCGAGAGCCGCCTCGACGTCGTCCCCGGTGCCACGCACCTCTTCGAGGAGCCGGGCACGCTGGACGAGGTCGCGGAGCGGGCGCGCGACTGGTTCACCGGCCACTTGACCGGCCGGGCCGCCTGA